A part of Salmo salar chromosome ssa18, Ssal_v3.1, whole genome shotgun sequence genomic DNA contains:
- the LOC106576810 gene encoding LOW QUALITY PROTEIN: molybdenum cofactor sulfurase-like (The sequence of the model RefSeq protein was modified relative to this genomic sequence to represent the inferred CDS: inserted 2 bases in 1 codon), giving the protein MPLQEATGKESLNFNQLCTFESFEEVWSHYGYKSDFKDVIEREFSRTKGITYLDHAGTTLYPESLVREFYQDISRNVYGNPHSHNPSSRLTHDTVEHVRYRILQHFNTTPDKYSVIFTSGCTAALKLVAESFPWRPPTATEAASQFCYLTDNHTSVVGIRGVTSALGVVSLPVSPEEIEARAKDVAQSECRSCQTPHLFCYPAQSNFSGRKYSLGYVRGIQARKLYPACDSQGQWFVLLDAASFASCSPLDLQEHPADFVPFSFYKMFGFPTGLGALLVRNDTAALLRKAYFGXGTAAAYLAGESYYVPTPNIAHRFEDGTISFLDIIALNHSFDALHTLTGGMDKVQLHTFGLARYTYMLLSSLCHGNGQPVAQIYSDSEFENPSTQGAILNFNLTDCHGEIVGYSQVDKLASLFNIHVRTGCFCNTGACQLFLGITNQDVKSNLQAGHVCGDNIDLVDGRPTGSVRVSFGYMSTFQDCQNFLNFVVDCFVEKPVEVDKEKLDRLKSNTSSKGSSQCLLTMLTNGKPNHIDNREHASTDPVVNEYGGKAITKEAKSQGKAQYLTNIYIYPIKSCAAFEVTDWPVGPLGLLHDRGWMVVNGNGVCLNQKREPRLCLIHPQIYLPSNTLLLQASGMDTISVPLENHSEPHQSHGVCQSKVCGDRVQTVDCGDEAASWLSEFLGQPCRLKRQSPDFIRNMKKGHEKGVSSTALSLVNEAQYLMINHASVDLLQRHITSRQESSDHQPLDIHELISRFRANLVISGLDPFEEDDWSHLIIGNTHFQVAGRCGRCQMIGVDQNTGVKTKEPLLSLSAYRKGKVTFGVYLVHQSLDGSNATLSVGAPVMSQCILLLT; this is encoded by the exons ATGCCACTGCAAGAGGCCACCGGGAAGGAATCGTTGAATTTTAATCAACTGTGCACGTTTGAGAGCTTCGAGGAAGTTTGGAGTCATTACGGTTATAAGAGTGACTTCAAAGACGTAATAGAACGGGAGTTCTCAAGGACTAAAG GCATTACTTACCTGGATCATGCTGGAACAACACTATACCCTGAGTCACTGGTGAGAGAATTCTATCAGGATATCTCCAGGAATGTATATG GCAACCCTCACAGCCATAACCCCAGCAGCAGACTGACGCATGACACAGTAGAGCATGTCAGATACAG GATATTGCAGCATTTTAACACCACTCCTGACAAATACTCAGTGATTTTCACCTCTGGCTGTACGGCAGCTCTCAAATTAGTCGCTGAGAGCTTTCCCTGGAGACCTCCCACTGCTACGGAGGCAGCCAGTCAGTTCTGCTATCTGACTGATAACCATACCTCGGTGGTCGGTATAAGAGGAGTTACTTCAGCACTGGGAGTAGTTTCTCTACCTGTCTCCCCCGAGGAGATAGAGGCCAGAGCCAAAGATGTAGCCCAGAGTGAATGCAGAAGTTGCCAGACACCGCACCTCTTCTGTTATCCAGCACAGAGCAATTTCTCTGGCAGAAAGTACTCCCTGGGGTACGTGAGGGGCATCCAGGCGAGGAAGCTCTACCCAGCGTGTGACAGCCAGGGCCAGTGGTTTGTCCTGCTGGATGCTGCCTCTTTTGCCAGCTGCTCTCCGCTGGATTTGCAGGAGCACCCAGCGGACTTTGTTCCCTTCTCCTTCTATAAGATGTTTGGCTTCCCGACAGGTTTAGGGGCTCTTCTGGTCCGGAATGATACAGCTGCCCTCCTAAGAAAAGCGTACTTTGG GGGGACAGCAGCGGCCTACCTAGCAGGGGAGAGCTATTATGTGCCAACGCCAAATATTGCTCACCG GTTTGAAGATGGCACTATCTCTTTCCTGGACATCATTGCTCTAAATCATAGTTTTGAtgctctacacacactcacag GAGGCATGGACAAGGTCCAGCTGCATACATTTGGTTTAGCACGCTATACTTACATGTTGCTGTCTAGCCTTTGCCATGGCAACGGACAACCAGTTGCTCAGATATACTCGGACAGCGAGTTTGAGAACCCGAGCACGCAGGGAGCCATCCTCAACTTCAACTTGACGGACTGTCACGGAGAAATAGTTGGATACTCTCAG GTGGACAAGCTGGCTAGTCTTTTCAATATCCATGTGCGGACAGGTTGCTTCTGCAACACAGGTGCCTGTCAGCTCTTCCTTGGCATCACCAATCAAGACGTGAAGAGCAACCTACAG GCGGGTCATGTCTGTGGAGACAACATAGACCTGGTTGATGGTCGTCCAACAGGATCTGTGCGTGTATCCTTCGGCTACATGTCAACCTTCCAGGACTGCCAAAACTTCTTGAACTTCGTTGTGGACTGCTTTGTGGAGAAACCAGTCGAAGTGGACAAAGAGAAACTAGACAGACTGAAATCGAACACTTCTTCTAAAGGTTCCAGTCAGTGTCTGCTTACTATGCTTACCAATGGGAAACCTAACCACATAGACAATAGAGAGCATGCCTCTACAGATCCAGTTGTGAACGAATATGGAGGCAAGGCCATCACCAAGGAAGCAAAGAGCCAAGGGAAGGCCCAGTATCTGACTAATATCTACATATATCCAATCAAATCCTGTGCAGCGTTTGAG GTGACTGACTGGCCAGTGGGCCCTCTGGGTCTGCTCCATGACCGGGGCTGGATGGTGGTGAATGGTAATGGAGTGTGTCTGAACCAAAAGAGAGAACCACGCTTATGCCTCATTCATCCGCAGATCTACCTGCCCTCAAACACACTGCTTCTGCAGGCCTCAG GAATGGACACTATTTCTGTCCCTTTGGAAAACCACAGTGAGCCACACCAGAGTCATGGGGTGTGTCAAAGCAAGGTGTGTGGTGACAG GGTGCAAACAGTAGATTGTGGCGATGAAGCTGCATCATGGCTCTCAGAGTTCCTTGGACAGCCTTGTCGTCTGAAGAGGCAAAGTCCTGATTTCATTCGCAACATGAAAAAGGGCCATGAAAAAG GGGTCTCGTCCACTGCCCTCTCCTTGGTGAATGAAGCCCAGTACTTAATGATCAACCATGCCAGTGTTGATTTGCTTCAGAGACACATCACCAGCAg ACAGGAATCCTCTGACCATCAGCCTCTTGACATCCATGAGCTTATTAGTCGGTTTCGTGCCAATTTAGTCATCTCTGGGTTGGACCCATTTGAGGAAGATGATTGGTCACACTTGATTATTGGAAACACCCATTTCCAG GTGGCAGGTCGGTGTGGCAGATGCCAGATGATCGGGGTTGATCAGAACACAGGAGTCAAGACCAAAGagcctcttctgtctctctctgcctatcgCAAGGGGAAG GTGACCTTTGGTGTGTACCTTGTCCACCAATCACTGGATGGCTCTAATGCAACCCTATCTGTTGGCGCTCCTGTAATGTCTCAATG CATCCTACTCCTGACCTAG
- the LOC106576811 gene encoding lysophosphatidylserine lipase ABHD12 isoform X2, producing MRKRTGDRDSKKQKTAGGEACVSSSAQPRPRSRLLWWVKRGLLAVCVIYVSVPFMMRLFPDIIKHLVYSHRVSVPFFVNLSQPADLYLNHTVNMYLKSEQGISLGVWHTIPESQWKEAQGKDLEWYQDSLGAGIPIIIYLHGNGGTRAASHRVGLIHVLSAIGCHVLALDYRGFGDSTGEPTEVGLTTDTLYLYQWVKAHSGSSLVVLWGHSLGTGVATNTAVKLIEQGIVVDGVIIEGAYTNIRQGGAHHPFAWFYWKFPGFEYFFLDTMAENNIIFPNDENLKRMRSRLLILHAEDDHIVPIHMAQQLYEIAQSAQNSENQVKMIPFAGSLGYHHNGLYKDPHLPGIIREFVHTLAP from the exons atgaggaagaggactgGCGACCGTGACTCCAAGAAGCAGAAGACTGCCGGAGGCGAAGCTTGTGTGTCATCGAGTGCGCAGCCGAG acCTCGCTCCCGTTTGTTGTGGTGGGTCAAAAGAGGTCTCCTGGCCGTATGTGTCATTTATGTTTCTGTGCCTTTCATGATGCGACTGTTCCCTGACATCATAAAACACCTGGTGTATTCTCACAGAG TCAGCGTCCCATTCTTTGTCAACCTTAGCCAGCCAGCTGACCTGTATCTTAACCACACTGTGAACATGTACCTTAAATCTGAGCAAGGGATCTCATTGGGTGTTTG GCACACCATCCCTGAAAGTCAGTGGAAGGAGGCACAGGGAAAGGACTTGGAATGGTACCAAGATTCTTTGGGAGCTGGAATTCCGATTATCATTTATCTCCATGGCAATGGAGGCACAAG GGCAGCAAGTCACCGTGTGGGATTAATACAT GTGCTGAGTGCAATAGGTTGCCATGTTTTGGCTTTGGACTACAGAG GTTTTGGGGACTCCACCGGAGAGCCCACTGAAGTTGGTCTAACCACTGACACCCTCTACTTGTACCAGTGGGTAAAAGCCCACAGTGGGAGCAGTCTGGTGGTATTATGGGGACACTCCCTTGGCACTGG AGTGGCCACTAACACTGCAGTCAAACTAATTGAACAAG GGATTGTTGTTGATGGTGTGATCATTGAGGGAGCATACACCAACATTCGACAGGGGGGTGCCCATCATCCGTTTGCCTGG TTTTATTGGAAGTTCCCAGGTTTTGAGTACTTTTTCCTGGACACAATGGCAGAAAACAATATCATCTTCCCTAATGATGAAAA CTTGAAGAGGATGAGGAGTCGTCTTCTGATCCTTCATGCAGAGGATGACCACATAGTGCCCATCCACATGGCTCAGCAG CTGTATGAAATAGCACAGAGTGCCCAGAACTCAGAAAATCAAGTGAAGATGATACCGTTCGCCGGATCCCTTGGGTACCATCACAATGGATTATACAAAGACCCTCACCTGCCAGGCATCATCAG GGAATTTGTACATACGTTGGCCCCCTAA
- the LOC106576811 gene encoding lysophosphatidylserine lipase ABHD12 isoform X1, which produces MVQWRQRALAGLCCRCIISASKGLSTVFFFGHWSWVGQMGLRSESDGASGRPRSRLLWWVKRGLLAVCVIYVSVPFMMRLFPDIIKHLVYSHRVSVPFFVNLSQPADLYLNHTVNMYLKSEQGISLGVWHTIPESQWKEAQGKDLEWYQDSLGAGIPIIIYLHGNGGTRAASHRVGLIHVLSAIGCHVLALDYRGFGDSTGEPTEVGLTTDTLYLYQWVKAHSGSSLVVLWGHSLGTGVATNTAVKLIEQGIVVDGVIIEGAYTNIRQGGAHHPFAWFYWKFPGFEYFFLDTMAENNIIFPNDENLKRMRSRLLILHAEDDHIVPIHMAQQLYEIAQSAQNSENQVKMIPFAGSLGYHHNGLYKDPHLPGIIREFVHTLAP; this is translated from the exons ATGGTTCAATGGCGTCAGAGGGCACTTGCTGGACTCTGTTGCCGTTGCATTATTTCAGCTTCCAAAGGACTCTCAACTGTCTTCTTCTTCGGCCACTGGAGCTGGGTCGGGCAGATGGGGCTGAGGTCAGAGAGCGATGGCGCATCTGGAAG acCTCGCTCCCGTTTGTTGTGGTGGGTCAAAAGAGGTCTCCTGGCCGTATGTGTCATTTATGTTTCTGTGCCTTTCATGATGCGACTGTTCCCTGACATCATAAAACACCTGGTGTATTCTCACAGAG TCAGCGTCCCATTCTTTGTCAACCTTAGCCAGCCAGCTGACCTGTATCTTAACCACACTGTGAACATGTACCTTAAATCTGAGCAAGGGATCTCATTGGGTGTTTG GCACACCATCCCTGAAAGTCAGTGGAAGGAGGCACAGGGAAAGGACTTGGAATGGTACCAAGATTCTTTGGGAGCTGGAATTCCGATTATCATTTATCTCCATGGCAATGGAGGCACAAG GGCAGCAAGTCACCGTGTGGGATTAATACAT GTGCTGAGTGCAATAGGTTGCCATGTTTTGGCTTTGGACTACAGAG GTTTTGGGGACTCCACCGGAGAGCCCACTGAAGTTGGTCTAACCACTGACACCCTCTACTTGTACCAGTGGGTAAAAGCCCACAGTGGGAGCAGTCTGGTGGTATTATGGGGACACTCCCTTGGCACTGG AGTGGCCACTAACACTGCAGTCAAACTAATTGAACAAG GGATTGTTGTTGATGGTGTGATCATTGAGGGAGCATACACCAACATTCGACAGGGGGGTGCCCATCATCCGTTTGCCTGG TTTTATTGGAAGTTCCCAGGTTTTGAGTACTTTTTCCTGGACACAATGGCAGAAAACAATATCATCTTCCCTAATGATGAAAA CTTGAAGAGGATGAGGAGTCGTCTTCTGATCCTTCATGCAGAGGATGACCACATAGTGCCCATCCACATGGCTCAGCAG CTGTATGAAATAGCACAGAGTGCCCAGAACTCAGAAAATCAAGTGAAGATGATACCGTTCGCCGGATCCCTTGGGTACCATCACAATGGATTATACAAAGACCCTCACCTGCCAGGCATCATCAG GGAATTTGTACATACGTTGGCCCCCTAA